The sequence GGGGCAGCACGCCGTAGAGGATCTCTTCCAGCTTGCCCGCACCCGTGGCCCGCACTCCCTCAATGGGACCCGGCTCAATGGCCTCCACCGCTTCGGAAAACAGCTTCGACAGCACCCCTGTGGTGTGTACAAACAGCGCCAGCACACCGGCAAAGGGTCCCAGGCCGACGGCCACCACAAACAGCATGGCAAATACCATTTCATTGATGGCCCGGGCGGCATCCATCAACCGGCGCATCGGCTGGCATACCCACTGCGGGAACAGGTTTTCGGCACACAGCAAACCAAAGGGAATCGACACCACGATGGCCAGCAGGGTGCCCCAGAGCGCCACCTGCAGGGTGACCAGGGTTTCCTTCAGGTATAACTGCCAGTGGGTGAAGTCCGGTGGAAAAAAGCCCGATGCCAGCTCGGCCATGTTGCCGGCATCCCTGACCAGCACGGCGGGATCCATCTCGGCGCCCTGCCAGGCCCAGGCCAGCACCAGGGCCAACGCTCCCCATTTAAACAACGACCACAGGCGTACGCCCGGTCCCGTTGCCATTACAGCGTCAGTATTCATTATTACCGTCTCCGATAACCGCAAAGGGCCGGACACGCCGGCCCCTTGCCGGTGGTTAGTTGGTCATGGCCGCC comes from Oceanimonas doudoroffii and encodes:
- the phnE gene encoding phosphonate ABC transporter, permease protein PhnE gives rise to the protein MNTDAVMATGPGVRLWSLFKWGALALVLAWAWQGAEMDPAVLVRDAGNMAELASGFFPPDFTHWQLYLKETLVTLQVALWGTLLAIVVSIPFGLLCAENLFPQWVCQPMRRLMDAARAINEMVFAMLFVVAVGLGPFAGVLALFVHTTGVLSKLFSEAVEAIEPGPIEGVRATGAGKLEEILYGVLPQVLPLWISYSLYRFESNVRSATVVGMVGAGGIGVLLWEAIRSFQFEQTAAIMLVVIVTVSLLDVASQYIRKKYI